GTTCCGCGAAGGCTGGATCAAGGCCGAGCGCAAGAACAAGCCTGCGCCGCCGCACGCGTACGCCGAAGACGGCGGCCAGGCGCTCCGGGAATGGCTGGCCACCCCCGAGGACCAGGCGCAGGCCGCGGCCGGGCTGAACCGGCTCACGCACGCGATCTGGTCGTCGCGGATCGATCTGCAGATGGCGTTCCCGCACCCGTACAGCGACGACGCGGAGACTTTCCGCCACTGGTGCGCCGGTTCCGGTGTGACCGAGGCCGGGCTGCCCGAGTGGGCGCTGCCCGGCGAACCGGTCGCCACCCATCCGCCGCAGGACGAATTCGGCGTGAACCTGCTCGGCTACCTCACCGCCGAGCTCGGGCTCGGGGAGATGGGCCGGATCGTGCTGGAGGCCATCGAGACCGGTGGCGTGCCGGTGGCTTCGGTGCTTGAGGAGAAGGCGGTCTCGAACCGCACCGGCATCGAGCGGCCCGCCACGGTCGGCGATCCGCGGTTCCCGATCAGCGTGCTGGCGGTGAACGCGGACCAGACCCGCACGATCCTCACCAACCACCCCGAGGTGGGCGCGGGCCGCTACCGGATCGGGCTGTGGGCCTGGGAACTCGAAGATTTCCCGCAGTGGCAGCACGAAGCGTTCGGGATGCTCGACGAGGTCTGGACGGTCAGCGAGTTCTGCCGCCGGGCGATCGCGGCGCATTCGCCGATCCCGGTGAAGACCATCCCGGTGCCGGTACGCGATCCGGGTGAGCCGTCGCCGCCGGCTCGCGAGCAGGGCGAACCAGTGCGGTTCCTGTTCGCCTTCGACTTCAACAGCGTGGCCGAGCGGAAGAACCCGTGGGGCGCCATCGAAGCGTTCCAGCGGGCGTTCCCCGGCCGTGACGACGTACGGCTGACGATCAAGGCGATCAACGCGAAGCTGCATCCGAACGCGGCCGAGCGGCTGCGCGCGCTGGTACGCAGCGACGACCGTGTCGAGCTGGTGGAGCGCTACCTCAGCGTCGCTGAGCTGCACGAGCTGTACGAGAGCAGCACATGCTACGTGTCGCTGCACCGCAGTGAGGGCTTCGGGCTCACTGTCGCCGAAGCGATGGCGCGCGCGATGCCGGTGATCTCCACGGACTACTCAAGCACCACCGAGTTCCTCGACGCGAGCACCGGCTGGCCGGTGCCGTACCGGCTGGTGCCTGTGGGTCCGGACAGCCACCCGTACCACGCGGGCGCCATCTGGGCCGAGCCCGATCTCGGCGTGGCTGCGGCCGCGATGCGCCAGATCGCCGACGATCCGGACGAAGCCGCGAAGCGCGGCAGCAACGCGCGAAGCGCGATTCTTCGCGACCGTTCGATGGCTGCTGCCGCCAAGTGGATGCGTACGGAGCTGGAGCAGGCGTACCGCGCGTGGCAGGACAAGCGGCACACCGCAGCCACTCCGCCGCCCGCGCACCCGCTCACGCCGCTGCAGGAAGCCACCGAGGCGCTGCGCTGGCGGCCGGAGGCGAGTACGCCGTCACGGCTGCCGTTGGCGCCCGCGCTGCGCAAGGCCGTGCTTCGCGCGATCGACCACTACGACGTGCACCAGCGCAACGTGATGGGCGCGCTGCTGGCGGCTACGGAGGAGAGCAACAGGCGGTTGCTGGACCGGGTCGAACGGCTGGAGCGCGACCTCACCGAGAGCCGGCATGTCGCCGCAGCCGCCACGGAGAGCGTCAGCGAGCGGCTCAAACGGTTCGAGCCGTTGCGTGACACCGTCGAGGAGCTGAAGCAGCGCGCGCCGGATACCGAGCTGGCGCTGGGGAATCTCGAAACCGACGTAGCGAAGCTTCGCGAGGGTTACGGCGATATCGGCTCCGAGATCGAAGCCAGCACGGCCACTGTGCACAAGATGTTCACCTCGCGCGACGAACGGCTCGACGCGGACGAGAAGGCTATTCAGCGGGTGACTCTCGACGTCGGCGCGATGCGGGACGCAGCCCGGATGTCACACGCCCCGGTGCCGCGCGGAGCCGATGTGGTCCCGTGTGACGTCGGTGCGCTGCTCATGCCGGTGGACGAAGTCATGCTGCCGTGGATCGTGTTCCACCGGTCCTGGGAGGACAGCGAGGCCGAGCTGATGGCGATGCTGGCCGAAGGCGCGTTCCTGGACGTCGGTGCACACGTCGGCTACCACACGCTTCGGTTGCTGCGTACGACTCCGGACGTGACGAAAGTGGT
This Amycolatopsis sulphurea DNA region includes the following protein-coding sequences:
- a CDS encoding FkbM family methyltransferase, whose amino-acid sequence is MPEPGTTACTIVAGNYLPAARVLARSYLDRHPADRFVIAVIDAPRGEARHDESGADLVGPAAFGIDEDDYLRMATAYSVTELATAVKPYLLRELLAETEVAIYLDPDIEVFSSIGEVAELAKAHDIVLAPHFLHPLPKDGLEPDDAVIMGTGMFNLGFIGVGQGAVPFLDFWAGRLRHDAIVAPEQQLFTDQRWVDQVPSLFRHHVVTDPGYDVAYWNLHERPIAREADGALTAGGAKLRFFHYSGYRPEKPWLLSFHCARKPRVLLSHSDDLRAICDAYGAKLREAGYAESLDSIPYGFKDFRNGTPVPKLARSVFREGWIKAERKNKPAPPHAYAEDGGQALREWLATPEDQAQAAAGLNRLTHAIWSSRIDLQMAFPHPYSDDAETFRHWCAGSGVTEAGLPEWALPGEPVATHPPQDEFGVNLLGYLTAELGLGEMGRIVLEAIETGGVPVASVLEEKAVSNRTGIERPATVGDPRFPISVLAVNADQTRTILTNHPEVGAGRYRIGLWAWELEDFPQWQHEAFGMLDEVWTVSEFCRRAIAAHSPIPVKTIPVPVRDPGEPSPPAREQGEPVRFLFAFDFNSVAERKNPWGAIEAFQRAFPGRDDVRLTIKAINAKLHPNAAERLRALVRSDDRVELVERYLSVAELHELYESSTCYVSLHRSEGFGLTVAEAMARAMPVISTDYSSTTEFLDASTGWPVPYRLVPVGPDSHPYHAGAIWAEPDLGVAAAAMRQIADDPDEAAKRGSNARSAILRDRSMAAAAKWMRTELEQAYRAWQDKRHTAATPPPAHPLTPLQEATEALRWRPEASTPSRLPLAPALRKAVLRAIDHYDVHQRNVMGALLAATEESNRRLLDRVERLERDLTESRHVAAAATESVSERLKRFEPLRDTVEELKQRAPDTELALGNLETDVAKLREGYGDIGSEIEASTATVHKMFTSRDERLDADEKAIQRVTLDVGAMRDAARMSHAPVPRGADVVPCDVGALLMPVDEVMLPWIVFHRSWEDSEAELMAMLAEGAFLDVGAHVGYHTLRLLRTTPDVTKVVAVEADPVNAEFLRRNVAVNLPPAVAEQVTVVESAAWDAPGTVHLAQATPGNSGDNRVTADGPGVTVPAVRLDTVPEVTAQRIGLVKVDLQGRDHRALSGLTEVLRRDQPHVVCEFDPGAIAELGDDPAAVLAGYRALGYTPKIVTDDGPAAETLDDAALIAAAKADEKKFVTLWLAP